The proteins below come from a single Indicator indicator isolate 239-I01 chromosome 12, UM_Iind_1.1, whole genome shotgun sequence genomic window:
- the LOC128970204 gene encoding fatty acid-binding protein, adipocyte: MCDQFVGNWKLLSSENFEDYLKELGVGFATRKMAGVAKPSVTISINGDVITVKTESTFKNTEFSFKLGEEFDEITADDRKTKNVITLDNGTLTQVQKWDGKETIIKRKVVDGNLVVECSMNNVTTKRVYEKA, translated from the exons ATGTGTGACCAGTTTGTGGGCAACTGGAAGCTCCTTTCGAGTGAAAACTTTGAGGACTATTTGAAAGAGCTGG GTGTGGGGTTTGCTACCAGGAAAATGGCTGGTGTAGCCAAGCCCAGTGTAACTATCAGCATCAATGGTGATGTGATAACTGTTAAAACAGAAAGTACCTTCAAAAACACAGAGTTCTCTTTCAAGCTGGGTGAAGAGTTTGATGAGATCACAGCAGatgacagaaaaacaaag AACGTCATAACTCTAGACAATGGCactctgacccaggtgcagaagTGGGATGGAAAAGAGACTATCATAAAGAGAAAAGTTGTGGATGGGAACCTGGTGGTG GAATGCTCCATGAATAATGTTACTACCAAAAGAGTTTATGAAAAAGCTTGA
- the LOC128970223 gene encoding myelin P2 protein-like isoform X1: MCNRFVGTWKLISSENFDDYMKELGVGLATRKLGGLSKPDVIISMKGDIVTIRTESTFKNTMISFKLGQQFDETTPDDRKVKSVVTLEKGALVQVQKWNGKETTIKRRLVDGKMVVECAMKGVVCTRVYERV, encoded by the exons ATGTGCAACCGATTCGTGGGAACCTGGAAACTCATCTCCAGTGAAAATTTTGATGACTATATGAAAGAACTGG GAGTGGGCTTAGCTACCCGGAAACTAGGTGGCCTGTCAAAGCCTGATGTGATCATCAGCATGAAAGGGGACATAGTAACCATCAGAACTGAAAGCACCTTCAAAAACACAATGATCTCTTTCAAACTGGGCCAGCAGTTCGATGAAACAACACCAGATGACAGGAAAGTGAAG AGTGTCGTAACCTTGGAGAAAGGGGCACTGGTGCAAGTGCAGAAGTGGAATGGCAAAGAGACCACAATAAAGAGAAGACTGGTTGATGGGAAAATGGTGGTG GAATGTGCCATGAAAGGAGTTGTCTGCACGAGAGTCTATGAAAGAGTGTGA
- the LOC128970223 gene encoding myelin P2 protein-like isoform X2, with protein MCNRFVGTWKLISSENFDDYMKELECRNLGERGTGASAEVEWQRDHNKEKTG; from the exons ATGTGCAACCGATTCGTGGGAACCTGGAAACTCATCTCCAGTGAAAATTTTGATGACTATATGAAAGAACTGG AGTGTCGTAACCTTGGAGAAAGGGGCACTGGTGCAAGTGCAGAAGTGGAATGGCAAAGAGACCACAATAAAGAGAAGACTGGTTGA